The Babylonia areolata isolate BAREFJ2019XMU chromosome 2, ASM4173473v1, whole genome shotgun sequence genome segment ataggacgatctgatagaaaataaagggagcaatcaagagagtggccaagatgtgactgtcagtgagtgatgccggctgtacagatgttagcagtcgacagatgaccgaattagcagcagagcgatattcttggcacgcagccaacacggtctgatgagaactgaatcaagtgaccgtgtgagaggggtgaggaggaggtgggtggagactgagggggcgtggactcacatccatcttatcacttggagaagtcacaatgtattgtgtatctatctcttaaaaatatatatatatattgtggttgttctagtatgattttgtgtttgcagatatccatttgtccagaaaatatgatgtttttgtgcaaattacctgactaatgtttgtaatgaacaagttgaaaatgtgacaaaaaacaaaacactgatttcaaaacaacagcatgtcactaaaaatatataaaatgggaaaacagcatgtgttttgtattctttattcatttacctttcagaaaatatatacttttatgggtctttctccaataacaaagagcacagaatttttggaaaatttatacccgttttttgtgaaaaacccctggcaaatagatttcacttaaatcttattttcctggcagcgaaagggttaaggagaGTGAGTTTGGAAAGTACTTGTGTTCCCCGGTTCTTCAGTTTTTAGCACAAGCTTGATGACCAGAAATATTCAAAGCAGATTAGATTTGGATCTAAACCCGTAAACTATTAATGTTTGAGTTGTTGCATCTTCTTCTTTACATTGACATATATCATCATAGACATCGAACTGGACTCATTTAACGTATCCAAAGGGAGCCATGATCTTCGTTTTGAGAGAAATCTTACCTTACAGATAAAGGCGGCTTTAACGTGCAATGATGTGACCGGACTTCGTTTTGTCGTCTGCTTACAAAATCGTTactctttgttgtttttaatgctaAAGAGTTTTTCTCATGGGGAGATAATTTCCATGTCGAGCACTGAGTATTTCAGAAGTTGTTGCATTTTTGTCAtgtctaaaaaagaaaaaaaaattaagcggaCGGTTATCACCGTTACGGAGATGCTACCGCCCAACAAATGCCACGCTCCTCTCGATCCTTCAACCTTTTAAAATACAATGCACAACTTCACATCCCCACCCTACCTATGAAATTAATTATTCATTTTTCCCACTATAAGGAAAGGTAACTCCTGATATATTTCTCATCCAAACAAATGGAGTTGCGGATGTTTCCGTGTGCAACTGTCACTGGAATCCTGGTGCTGTCTCCGTAGAACTCCCATCACACTTGAAGGACGTAAGTTACAATAGTGCCATTTGCAATCGCGGAAGCCTAAATGGAGTATGAAGAATACCTAAGGCTTTCAGTTAAGAAAAGAGCTTGATTGAATGTGACCAACTTCATTTATGTCGATTCGACCCGAACGATGGGGGTTGGTCCAGAAAAATTGGGTCAAATGTTCAGACGAAGGGTGGTTGGTATGTTCTAACAGCTGATTTCGTTGTCAGCGGACTGTTGTACTCCCGGTCTCGTTTAGATTTTCAAGCTCTGTCCAGAATGTTTAGCTCTTCATCGCACGTGTGCACAGTAGGctagtgatatgtgtgtgtcatgGCATTTGGCGCGCGCAAAGAGCAGACAAGCACGAATAAGCACTTGATAAGCACTTGACAAGTACTGTTCAGAACATATCAATGAGGAATTTGTACATTACCCCccatatccaccaccacccacgtcgCTCCCCTCCCCATGTTTCTGGAAACCATGATGACTGCCAGGATACACAGCTGAAAAATAAACTTTCTAACACAACTGGAAAAATCTGTTCGAAAGTATCTTGCACAGTAAAGGCAGAGAATTTTAGGTAAGACAAGccatgaaaccttttttttttcaagtatacatgtacaccacacacacacacacacacacacacacacacacacacacacatgtatttataatgtgtatatatatatatgtatgcactgatacagtgatagggcacatgcacacacgtgcacacctgcagtgttagtcTCAAGGTGACtcatccgccaaggaagcaagagaatctgaatgcTCTGGTTTGATTCCCACgtttgccagtattttcttttcctcctctagaccttgagtggtggcctagatgatggtcatttggatgaaatgatatgaggtcccgtgtgcagcatgcacctagcacatgtggaagaacccatggcatcaaaaggttgtttctggcaaaattctggagaaaattCCTCtttaacaggaaaacaaatacacttgtaggctgaaaaataaataatataaaggTGGTGCTCTCATTGCAGCGAtgtggtctccctggggagaacagcctgaatttcacacagagaaatctgtcgtgacaaaagagtaagacaatggaatacaatacaaattacatcGGAATACCTTTTAACTCTAAAGGCTGTTCCATTAATTATCTGTTATACTACTGAAATAAAAGGGTAACTGTGTGTAATAATAAGGGAGCAAAATTACAAATTATAGTTTTATAAATAAAgatacaagaaggaaaaaaattggAGTGCATATTTTGCTTGGGTGGTAAATCAGTGTTTTCCTTAGCATTTTCTTTCACTGTCAGTCTTTTAACTAGCCAAGATATAGAACACTGTTCTGATTCAGCTTTGTTGGTATCTTCGCCATGTTATATCATTTTCAGTACATTGTGCTTTATGTCTCTTGCAAGTGTTTGCCTCATTCAAAAGTCTAAGGCCTTCATTGGCCCACAAAAAACCGCAGGAATTTTGACTCATGCTATGATTCATAACTGCTTCTGTACCAATTCTTAAGTATACACTGTCCCAAATTTCATGCATGTTAGAAAATTAGTTATAACTAAGaggatttctttccttttccagaTTTTTGTTGGCTGGAATGCAAAGCGAAATGGAAGGTCAGCAGTGTGATCAGCTGGTGACCTTGCTGGTCAAGACCATCCAAGCCTACTGCAGTGGACATGTTGAATTCTCTTCTTGTGTGGAAGTCATTGGCCATGTACATCTAAACATTGATCGCAGCATCAGAGTGGACTGTGTGCTAAGTGAGGAGGTCAGCAAAGCTGTCAGTGACAGCAGCCCACTGTTTTTAAGTCACAGCTATCTTTCTCAGCCGCCAGTCCCTGAGTCAGACATCAGCACAATAAACAGAGAAAGGCACACGCCTGGCAGTCACAGCAGCCACCAGACATTGCAACCTCACAGCTCAAATCTTGGGTGTGTGAATCCAGTCTCATCTCAAAGACTTCTGAGTGATGGGAGCCACAGTTTTACTGTCGGTACAACCGGGTCAGGTGAAGCTCAGAAAGCTGCTGAGCAGATGAAAGTCACTGTTTCTTTTGACTGCAGTAGTATTCCCCCCATCGTCAAGCAAGAAATAAATGTGCCAGCTGAATCGCTCTTACCTGAATCAGACAGACAAGCTTTGGAGGGAAATCACCAACCTGAAGGAAGCATCCTCATGAACAGCAAACAAGCAACATCTCCATCAGTTCCACAGATAAACATCCAACCAGCAGTATCATACTCACAAGAAAAGATCCAATCAGCAGCAGCATACACACAAGAACAGGGCCAATTAACAATAGACTATGCGCAAAATTCCCAACCAGTGGCAGCAACTACACAAGACATGAGCCAATCACCAATGTTGCAGATACAAGATGTATATTCATGTTCTGAAGCAGTTCAGTCATGTGCGACCTGCCCACAGCAGAACGCGCACACACAGCCACCATCATCTGTGAACCATTCAAAGAAAAGATACCCAACAGAGCCACAGATGAACAGCTTGCCTCCAACAATGCTCTCCAAGAATTCTGCTCACCCAGGCTTTGCTAATCTACCAAAGAACGGCCCATCACATTTTACAGACCAAAACATGGAAGATCGTTCCATGAACAGTCAGTGTCCAGAAGATGCTTCCTCATCTAATGATTTCCTCATGGGCTGTCAGACTAACGCACGGTCCAACGGTCAGTTTGGGAACCTTTGCCTGGATGTGGTGGCTGTGAAGGAAGAGGTTATGGATGAGATCCCTATGTCCCAGGATGGTGCATATGCTCTGGAATCTGGTCAAGGTATGTGTCATCAGCTGGATttatttgctctttctttctgtgataaGGCAAgaatccaccctccctccatcttccctttccttccttttctccagcCTGACCCCCTATAACAAGGCATTGTATGTTTCAGAGAGGGACACAGCAGACTTCAGGACTTTCCTTAACGTTAGTATTCACATGTTTGCTTTACCACTGCACGGATATATCAATATTTTGTGTACAAATTTCAGAGAGGGAGTTAGAGGACTTCAGCAACATGATGATAGGGGCCTTGGGTCATCCTGTGGAAGGGACGCAGCTGATCGTTGTCACAGAAGgtatgcagcagcaacagcagctgccaTTTCCagtcatgctgcacacacacacaggcctttcTCCCTCCGTCAGCCCTGGAAGCATCGATGCCTGCAATGTTCCGGTCTCTGAAGCAGGACTTGGTGCCACCTGCAGCTCCACCTACGATTTTCCTGTGTCTGAATCTGCAACAGATGCCAATAAAGGTTGGCTCTTAtcttttgtgtgatgtgtgtaaacaGTATGATATATATGAATAATGTATAAGATTTATTGACGCTTTCCAACATACCAAAGTCTTCACAATAACAAAACACCCAAATAAATGAGAAGGTCTTTAATCATAACGGAGGGAATTTGTAGGGTGCAACTGTCTGACGATGATCATATTGTCTTGTTAGAATGTAAATAgtgaggagatcagaaagatagtaAGGTGAAGAACCAGAGAAAGGGTAAAAGCAATATGTGGAGACTTTATATTCAATCCTTGACTGTATTGGCAACCAGTGGAGTTGCTGCAGAAGAGGCCGAGTATGGTCACTCTTAGAGCGTTTCAGTACAAGAGGGGCAGCTGAGTTTCAGACTTTCttctgtttatgaatatgtactttgAAGAACCAGCAAActgggaattacaataatccagtttTGAAAAGACAAAAGCACAAATGAGCTTTGGTTGCATCAACAGACATGTAGTGACGAATGGAAGTAATGCGCCGGAGTTCTGTGTATGCTGACTTGCAGACATCAAAAGGATGCTTAGTTCTATATATGCTTGACTAACAGACATTAGAAACATGCTTCTctatgtgtatgactatttttaccccaccatattgTCAGCCATACTTtggggatgtacatgctgggtatgttagaTTAgaatttccataacccaccacacactgacatggattacagcatcgTCTACAAGCATATTTGAACtttgcatgtgtgcgcacacaaagGGGATTAAGGCACTCACAGTTTTGCAGTTATGTTGACCTTGGTGGTCTGAAAAAATCTCCTCCATTGATCCACCAGTTACTAATACTAAAATATAAATAAGGACCTTCAGATTTAACACTTTAAATCTCGCTATTGTGCCTGTAATGAATTATATGGAAACTTTATCATCCTGTGTCATAGTTTTGTATCTATGAGTGTGTATTTTCAgggtaaaagcacacacacacacacacacacacacacacacacacacatgcacatgcacatacatgcacacacatgcatgcgtacatTTTTATACTTGTCTCAAGCTTATACTATAGTCATCAATGCTGCTAAAATTGTAGTCTGTTGTTTTGCtgtatagataaatgaatgaatagataatgtacatttatttgttgccctttctctctaagagctcagagtgcttcacatgaaagaaaaagttacaaattatatgaatcattcatgaccactctttctctaaacctctccctcccccctccctcccccctccttttctcattcttcatgcatccaaagtgagctgacaggcaTGAGGtctgttggagaagaaggaaactgagagtgcttataaaaaggttttaaaaagatgatattttagtgaagagttgttgcagaagaaagagactgagagttCTTATAGtttggttttaaaaagatgagattttagtgaagggtgaaagacagagatggaatcagatgcatggatatgatggtgaaggttgttccagatatgaggagcagcacaGAGGAAAGATCGtttaccataggttcttgtatttaCAGAAagaagtttcagaaggtaacagtcagaggaagagcggagaggtcttgagggagtgtaagcactgataaggtcagaaaaatgaaaaaaaggtagGTCATGTAgaatggaaagcagaatagcagacacacaactttatatttaattcttgcttcagtggggagccagtgcAGTGtacggaggtggggagaaatgtgatcagtatgtgggaCTCAGAGTCAAATGGgtagcttttttttatttttttttttaagtttttgatTTTGCTGAAGAAGATCATGTGAACaacctgtgagaagagaattgcAGTAGTCGATTCAAGACAGCACAAAAGGAGAAACAAGCGttttgtagtttcaacagaaaggtatttGTGTTTACAGAGGAAAGCACTCACAGTTCTGGAACGACTGAGTACAACAGGCGCAAGGGCTTTCAACCTGGCAACCAGTGTTGGAAACTATGGAAGACAGGTGATCAGTTACAAATGTTATCAAAGTAGTACCTGGTCATGAGTATATATTGATTGGGGGAAAATCAACTggctgttgtttttgactcacttgtgtaaacaaagtgagtctatgttttaacacggtgttcggttgtcactgtgtgtgtgtgtctgtgtctgtgtctgtgtgtccgtggtaaactttaacattgacattttctctgcaaatactttgtcagttgacaccaaattaggcataaaaataggaaaaattcagttctttccagtcatcttgtttaaaacaatagtgcacctatgggatgggcacaaaaaaaaaaaaaatgaagcctaattatatgcaaactgcatttactgttatatttatattttttatattctctaaacttggcactttgatctgatattctgacccaacaatgagagcagtcattattatcattctttgttcaaacaggaacttcttttgctaagcatggaagttttatttattttgcaaacgttttggtgcagatagttaaaaagggaaattactctgtaattaatgctaggggacttaatttgctttaaactgatctttctcatcttaaacattacattttgaaattatactcaatacatgaaaagcttggatttttttttttttttttttaagtgtatcacaagtgagtcttgaaggccttgcctctcttgtttattattattattgttgttgtttttgttattattttaaaATGTGATTGCATGAATTAATCTTTCATTTCTTTGGTGAGTGCATTCAAATGTGTGTATAAAAATGTGTTCAATGTCActtcccttttttgtgtgtgtgtctttttgttccagctccaaagacaaagaaaaggcttcATGAGGAAACCCCAGCTGTGACAACTGTCTCTTCAAACAACAAAGTTTACAAGACTCTGTCTTCAACTCGAACAATTGAAGTGAATCACAGTCCTGTGACAGCCCGAACAGTGCCTTCTGGTTCCACAAAGGCAACGAATAAAGCAATAAACAAAAAATGTTCTCAGTCTCAAACAGGATTTTCTCCCAAAGCAGCATTCGCTGATGccaaaaaaaggaagaggaaagagaggtgtGAGCAGAGTCAAGGGATTGGCTCCAGCACTCCCACACCCAAAGGTCCTACACACATCCTGAAAAAAGTTCCATGGACGGTACAGAAGAAGCAACCTCGGAAGAACTGTGTGGTCTGCAAGGAGAAGGGGATGTATCCCCTGAGCTGCTATTTCTGTCCCCGATGTCCCAAGCAGCCAGGCTACTGTCGGATCCGCAGCTGTTTCATCAGCTACCACTCCCAGATGGGACTGAAATATGATGTGCCTTCTGAAGAGACCAAGTAGAATTTCCAGAAACCCAGTGTTGGAATGTTTTCATGCTGTTGGTGGACATAAATGTGCATGATTAGCTGTCACGTCTCACTTCCAGCACCACAAGTTTGTGTCGTGTAGGCCAGAAAGGGGCAtctccttccccacacacccTACATTGCATTTTGTATTCCCCACTCTGTGTTGTGCATTTGAAAGACTTCTTTTTTGGACAGCAGCAATACAGTTGACACATTATCCCTTTTTGTACTTTGGGTCAGAAGAGACTTTGGAGTACAATACCTCTTCGTTTGCTTCAcaaatatgaattttttttttttttttttttttttttttaagtattcttTATAGATTTAAAAGTCCAGCATTTTTGTATAGAAAATGGGTTTTTCCTTTGCCCATAGAGCAAGGCTGGGGATAATTTGGTTTACATACcttgtttacttgtttttgaaggtggtgatgatgataatgatgaacttGCTGACTGCAAGGCTTGGAACTGAGATTTGGAAATGACACACAATTATTATACCACAGGTATTCAGCTCCTCAGTCTATTCACTATGTAGTCTATAGAACTGTCTGGTACAGACAGAACAAGATGATGCAGACAACTTTGCCGAGCCTTCTGTAATGACTTGGACCCTCAGAAATTCTGGGATTCAGttggtctttttttattttgtttttttactgactAGTATTATCATCTCAGCAAAAGTATTTACAAGTAAGGGTAGATTAAATGATTGTTTTATCAATATCTTTTGACAGGGTGATTAATATCCTGTTATTGATCATAATGTTGATGATTTGAAATGGTGAtgattgtttttggggtttttttttgtttttggggtcgTGAGTTTGGAAAGAGAGGATGAATAGATCTAGGGTTCTAGAGAGAACTGTTTGGAGAAAAGGTTAAGTTTGCTTTTACATATTTGaagatttcattttgttttataaaATTACAGCATCATTAAACCACACAGTGCTGTACAAATGAGAAGGTCCCAACGTTAGCATTAAATTTTGCTCGATATAAGTAAAGTCTGTTGAAATAGATACAAGTATCaattgttgatgttgattttttagtcagttgctgtttttgttgttcgtttgtttctttttttttttcagaaacaaacAGCACATGGCATTGATCGTAactgtgacaatgacagtgatgcaGGATATAGAATTGAAAACCTATATATCTACTTGTATGATGGAAGATTTCCAATTATGATACTATATACtagtatgtatgtgtaatatgtGCTTTATTGAATGCATGTGAAaacatgtgtatgactgtgtgggtAAATATAACTGGTTTTTCCTATGGCCACTTATCCACTTGACATTATATACTGATATAGTCATCATTTCTCCTCATATGCTTGGTAGGAAACAAATCCTTttagttcttgttttgttttactgtgatAAGGCAAAAGGAGGGGTGTTATTTCCCAAAAAAGATCCTTTTAgtcttgtttgttttactgtgatCAAGCAACAGCAGGGATGTTATTTCCTTATAGAGGAAACTGAGaagagttgtgttgtgctttctATAGCTTTTAGTTTTGAGGACTTtctttcatatatgtattttagaACAATAGTTTATCTTAttgttcttcagtttttttgtCTGCCCTATCACTTAAGCCATCTCGGTGACATTACCCCCAGTGTTGCTGATCCTGATCCCCCATTCACAGCCACCCAGTGCCaccagtccacagggagctatcaGTATCAGATCACCAGAAGGCTACACACCATGCAAAGGAGATCctgaactgctgctgagtcactaatGGTGACTTCTGATTTATCATGCGCATGACACCACCTTTTAAGCCCATATTGACAACaatagtcacagagccagactgagtgagcatctccctTGGAGTGGAGACCGCCTACACGTCTATGTCTCCATAATGACATACCTCCATGAACCTACCAGCATTGAATACCTTGGCAGGATATTGCTACAAGCATGGAAGTGAAGGCAGGAATAGAAACTGAGGCttccatgagagcagggcataaaaggccacaAAATTTTGGGcattccttttctgttttatgaTAAAGTATGATGACAATGCTGTTACATTGTTCCATTTAGGTTGACTAtggacaaggttgtactctacatTTGCTTTTATAATAACTTCCTATGTCAACCATGctccagagagagacaaaaacctaCAGTGGTGGTCAGGAAATTTAAGCAACAGTCACAAATAAAcgtctgtgaagtggatgacactgttgtcccagtcttcccatttgagcccatagtgcattcagctctgggtaggagcagcttcttcttctctttttcttcattcatgggctgcaactcccacattcactcgtatacacgagtgggcttttatgtgtatggccgtttttatgcagccatgtaggcagccatactctgttttcggggtggttgggtaggagctggccattgGCTGAAAGATCACTTCCTCTGATGGGGGTAAAACACATGTCCTTTCAGTTGTCAGTCTATATGCTTACCACTTAATCTGTTCCTTGGTTTGAGGTGGCTGAACAGACTCTTGAGAAGGGGAACAACTGGAACAGATTCTGCAAGAGATGGGTTGTTcattttgcttctttttattgtttttactCCTTATTCTTGCATTGTCTTGTTTTAGTGGAAGAAACGCTGTAtagttgttgtttattgtagATCAGTTTTGATTATTGGTGTTAATGTTTCAGGCACTGCAATATTGTGATGTTTGATTATCTTTGACTGGTttcagttttttatttttattcattatatGATATTAATATTTGCAATATATTGAATTATTCTCGTTCATtgctgtgtatattttttttactgctagtgtgcatgtgtgtgtgtgtatgttctggcTCTTTTGTAAATATATTTTCCTGGAAAAAATATGAAGTATTTTTACAGTATTAGGCTCAAGGTTCCCATGGCAAAGACAGTCTGTAAAGGCATCTTGCACTTTTGCAGAGTCTCTTAATGATACCGGTTCTTATTCAGCTTACGCAAAGGACACTATTACTTCGTTGGTCCTGTTAATTATTCATTCAGTGGTCACAATCTTTCCTATAGACTGGGACAGAAAAATATGATAAATAATACTTATACAAATGGCTACAGgtttcacacacatgtacttttTTTAATGGAGAATTTTCTTTCCCAAACCAAGTCATAGAAAAGCTGTTCATGAACAAAGGGTGTGTTTCAGTATTAAAGGGAATTTCAGTTTTCAAAGCAATTCCTTGTATTATGCAATTTTTAGTAAAGTGAAACATGTGCAGAGGGTAAATCACAGaaatgaaacaagaacaaaaatgggCTATGCTAAGCGAAcccatgcacaatcacacacacactgacaccagcgtgcaaatgcacacacacacacacacacacacacacaatcacatatctaatatcactaatagtgaaaagatgctaaactaaagaacataatcacacacaaacacacactgaagatGCAACAATTTGTAGTCTCAGACACACCAAGGCCCAACTCTTAACCGACAAACGTATTTCTCcataccccaccccaaacacccacacctgCACTGACATTAATGCCCTATGTGCGgtttacaaacacatacacatcatttgcaagtgcatgcacacacacatacatatacacctgACACTCATACATATTGCATTAGTCCCACAAACAGAGCTACACTTACACATAACTCCCATAAtcaatacatacataatttccctcccaacacacacattccctagctcacacacacatgcacacactcacacacacacacacacacacacatgccaacacccatgacatatatacacacgcacacgtcatacgcacacgcacacatactgccGCAGTTTTGCTGCATAAAACTGTTGCCTTTAGAAAGCCCCTGTACTCTCATGTGGCTGGCTGTGGCCAACAGGCATTTTCACATTGGTGAAACAACTCAAGCAAAGGAAAGTCGTTCCCCATGCACCATTAAAGCTGGGACCAAACTCAACATTGCTTGAGAACGCTGACAGCAACCATTCATCTGTGCTAGTCACACATGAAATCTCAAGACTAAGCATCAACATGTTAGTACTCAATGAAGTTTGCTTCTCTGCCTGGCttcaccctctactggtcaggaaAACCTAAGGAAGAGAGACTCCATGCAGGCGTCAGATTCATGGACAGAGACTCCATCGCTTCCAAACTGACCCACCAACCAACAGGCCACAGTGACTGTATAATCTCCATGCACCTTCCCCATCGGGACCAGCAGCAATCCATGTTTGTCAGCGTTTATGTTCCAACCATCCAGGCAGACCCTTTGGACAAGGACAGGTTCTACTTAGACCCAAGGAATGTCCAACAAGTTGTCCACCCAAGCGACGAAGTCATCATGTTTGGCAACTtcaacacatatgttgaccatgaTGCTTAAGCATGCAAAGCTGTACTGGGGAGGCATGGAGCTGGAAagtgcaacaacaacagtctCCTGCATAGCATTCGGGGTGCAAGTTGTCCGGTATATCCCGGAAATCCAGCACAGAACTTCTTGACTTTGGGTAGTTTCTGGCATGGAGATATTCTATTTTGGTAGTTTCGAgcatggagaaattttgttttggtagtttccaGCATGCATAAATTTGTGTAGCCTGGTCGCTCTTTTTGATTTTTCTGTCAGGTTTCTCTTCAGTGATGTCATTTTGTATGTGATGAAACTCGAACTAAAAAGAAATGGCAGAGCAGAACTCTG includes the following:
- the LOC143302275 gene encoding uncharacterized protein LOC143302275, which produces MQSEMEGQQCDQLVTLLVKTIQAYCSGHVEFSSCVEVIGHVHLNIDRSIRVDCVLSEEVSKAVSDSSPLFLSHSYLSQPPVPESDISTINRERHTPGSHSSHQTLQPHSSNLGCVNPVSSQRLLSDGSHSFTVGTTGSGEAQKAAEQMKVTVSFDCSSIPPIVKQEINVPAESLLPESDRQALEGNHQPEGSILMNSKQATSPSVPQINIQPAVSYSQEKIQSAAAYTQEQGQLTIDYAQNSQPVAATTQDMSQSPMLQIQDVYSCSEAVQSCATCPQQNAHTQPPSSVNHSKKRYPTEPQMNSLPPTMLSKNSAHPGFANLPKNGPSHFTDQNMEDRSMNSQCPEDASSSNDFLMGCQTNARSNGQFGNLCLDVVAVKEEVMDEIPMSQDGAYALESGQERELEDFSNMMIGALGHPVEGTQLIVVTEGMQQQQQLPFPVMLHTHTGLSPSVSPGSIDACNVPVSEAGLGATCSSTYDFPVSESATDANKEESTHSSGTTEYNRRKGFQPGNQCWKLWKTAPKTKKRLHEETPAVTTVSSNNKVYKTLSSTRTIEVNHSPVTARTVPSGSTKATNKAINKKCSQSQTGFSPKAAFADAKKRKRKERCEQSQGIGSSTPTPKGPTHILKKVPWTVQKKQPRKNCVVCKEKGMYPLSCYFCPRCPKQPGYCRIRSCFISYHSQMGLKYDVPSEETK